Proteins encoded within one genomic window of Episyrphus balteatus chromosome 1, idEpiBalt1.1, whole genome shotgun sequence:
- the LOC129907236 gene encoding uncharacterized protein LOC129907236 has product MSQAKFLEMLDFCLKENNYLQYKDSLYKQFHGMPMGNPLSPTIADLVLDNLLDEKIKGENKPKCIVKYVDDIFAITKIGEVDNILRSLNDYHEKIQFTVEKETNKAITFLGVKIARVEDRLSFDTASGRLVNYRSNQANHILINTASNLVHKVFALSDREFHSANEKKVTQILLDNGYPINIIIRQKYKAPIDSGMERERCVYRSIVYVPKLSENFKEIVKKKVESVSLAYKSTKTLASLLSNMKTKTEKDKRTDVVYKINCLGNAEENCNQCYVGTTKQLLRQRISNHKSDINQKSTGKTALAYHSVERGHKPDFDGVEILETERHTSKRYTLETLHIINNKNNMNRKQDTQNISSVYCSLVKGKKPD; this is encoded by the coding sequence ATGAGCCAAGCCAAATTTCTGGAAATGTTAGATTTctgtttaaaagaaaacaattaccTACAATACAAAGATAGTTtatataaacaatttcatgGAATGCCAATGGGCAATCCACTTTCTCCAACTATTGCTGACCTAGTTTTGGACAATCTTTtagatgaaaaaattaaaggcgAAAACAAACCGAAGTGCATAGTAAAGTACGTTGACGACATTTTTGCCATTACAAAAATAGGGGAAGTTGATAACATTCTACGATCTCTGAATGATTATCACGAAAAAATTCAGTTTACGGtcgaaaaagaaacaaacaaagctATAACATTTTTAGGTGTCAAGATTGCTCGAGTAGAAGACCGACTCTCTTTCGACACAGCATCGGGAAGACTCGTTAACTACAGATCCAATCAAGCGAATCATATACTCATAAACACAGCCTCGAATCTAGTTCATAAAGTTTTTGCGTTGAGTGACCGGGAATTCCACTCCGctaatgagaaaaaagttactcaAATTCTTCTGGACAATGGCTATCCAATCAACATCATAATCCGACAAAAATACAAAGCTCCTATCGATAGCGGCATGGAAAGAGAAAGGTGTGTTTATAGGAGTATAGTGTATGTCCCCAAGTTATCcgaaaatttcaaagaaattgtAAAGAAGAAGGTTGAATCCGTATCGTTAGCTTATAAATCCACAAAAACCCTGGCATCACTTTTAAGtaacatgaaaacaaaaacagagaAGGATAAACGCACTGATGTCGTTTACAAAATAAACTGTCTGGGCAACGCAGAAGAAAATTGCAACCAATGTTACGTCGGCACTACAAAACAACTTCTTCGTCAACGAATCTCCAACCACAAATCAGACATCAACCAAAAAAGCACGGGCAAGACAGCACTAGCGTATCACAGTGTCGAACGCGGACATAAACCAGATTTTGACGGAGTTGAAATCTTGGAAACGGAAAGACATACTTCGAAGCGGTACACTTTGGAAACGCTCCatataattaacaacaaaaacaacatgaaCCGCAAGCAAGATACCCAAAACATTTCATCCGTTTACTGCTCACTTGTGAAAGGGAAAAAGCCGGACTAA